In the Fibrobacterota bacterium genome, CTTCAGAAAGGAGCGCAGATCACGCAGAATGGCTTCGCGCGCCGTGAATCCGGGTACGTGCTGAATGAAGTCCAGGGCATTGATGAAATCGAAGAGCCCGGTCGGGCCGAAAGGCAAGGCATTGGCATCGGCCTGGATGAACCAAACCCGGGCGGGCGAACCGGAGCGTTGGTATTTCGCCTTGGCGACCTTTAGGCTGGCGAGGGAGAAATCCACTGCGACGAGTTCTCGCGCCAGGGAGGCTAGCTTCACCGTGGTCCGGCCGGTGCCGCAGGCCAGGTCGAGCACCCTTTCGGAACCTGTTAAGCGCCACGCCCCGATGGAATGGTGATCCAAGAGAAGGGTATAGTCGGATTGGCGTTCATTGTCATAATTCGCCGCATTCCCGTCGCGGGCGGAGATTTCCTTCAAGCGCAGTTCTTCCATGCGTTTGGGGAGCATGCAAAGGATTCCGTCCTCATCGGCGTATTCCCTTCCGCAGGCGTCGCACACGGCCCCGTTAGCGCTTGCCAGAACCCGCAAGCTTGCGCAGTCGACGCATTTGAGGAATTCCGGCAATGCCCGTTTTGCGGGTTCGGATCGCATCATCCCCCCGCCTGTGAGTATCGGCCCGGTGGCACGTTGTTTAAGATCCAGGCTCCGTCCTTGTACCTTCCCACGATGCGTACACCCGCATCGGAAACATAGGCCGGGGATTCGGCGCGGAGGCTTAGGCGGGGGTCGTTCCGGTTTCCTTCGTACCGCAGTTCGAATCGCCCTTTATCGAGGGTGGCCAGGGTCGTGCGATCACGGCACTCGAGATAGCGGGCGATGGACGTGCAGTCCGCATGCCAGACATCGAGCGTCCTCAAGATAGCGTAGATCCGTTCCAGGGAAGCCAAGTCGTCATAGGCGTTCGGGGTTTGGCGCATACCATCGGTTCGCGCATTCTGGAGGTGCTCTTGCACCGAGATTACGAATCCTCCTTCATACAGGTGGCGCAGCTGCTCTTCGCTCCTGCCCAGGCGGACCGTTTCCCGCAATCGGGAGAGGAGGATCGCGGCGCCCTTCCTCGGCAAGCCCGGATTGAAAGCGGCGCCGGAAAAATTGGTCGGGAAATCAAGAACCCGGTTCGTTCCGGGAAGATACCCATGAGCGTTCCCGGGATGCGCCCTGCCCAACATGTCCACCGAGGCGGCCCACCATTCGAATCCGAGTGCGTCCACGATTTCCGCCCCATGCCCTCCGCTGCGGTATCCGGGATACTTTCCGCCGAAGAAGCGCCGGCCCAACAGGGATTCCATCGCCCGGATTTCCGTGCGCAGACGATCCGCGTCCCCGGGCCCGAGCATATCGAATTCCTGGATCCAATTCCCGAACGCGGGATTCCCCGGAGCTTCGAACCGGCCGTGATCGGTGCCGTGGAACGCGATCTCGAAGTGGCGCGACGCCCGATCCAGGAACCTGGCGAATTCCGCATCGGCATCCCGGAAGAGCAAAGTATATCCGGCGTTCGGGTTCTGGGCCGCGTGCGGGCGCAGGGGAAAGAAAAAGGTGCCCTTGATCTCGGGGTACCTGGAAAGCAAGGTCTCTTCGAGATAGCGGTAAAGCGATCCCTCCCCCGCGAGCCCGTAACCCCAATCGACGCCGGGTTCGAGTGAGCCGTCGAGCGTAGTCGCGGTCAAGGATAAGTCATCGAGCATCAACGTCGTGGCGGCGCGATGATCGTTGAACCAGGCGCACTTCTTAGGCATTGGACCGGAGGCGGGAGACGAAAAACAGGCCTTCGTAATTCTGGGGCTTAACCCGCGAAGCGAAGTACGCCTTCTTCGCGATGCGCAGGGACTTAAGGAAGCGGCCGGGAGTTGAGTACACCGACTCGCTAGATTGGTGGAAATAATATCCGTAGTCCACTTCCTCGAATCCCTTACGCTGGAGGAGCTGTTTAAGCGTTCCGTAAGTGTACCAGCAAACATGTTCATTATTGAGCCAGCGATCCTCGAGGATTCCGCGATTCACGAGGTCGATGCGTTGAGTGCACCAGGGATTGGGGGTCGTGATGGCCAGGACCGAGTCGGCGTGCATGAAGCGCTTGATGCCATCCAGCATGAGCCCGGGGTTTTCGATGTGCTCGATGAGCTCGCCGCAAAGGATCACGTCGAACGTGTCCCGCAGGGGCACCCCCTCCAAACGCATGGCGTCCCCGGCGTAGCATTCGTACCCGTATTTGGCGCTGATTGCTTCCACATCGGACGCCAAGTAGTCGATACCCGCGAGCCGTTTCGCCACCGATCGCAACTGACCGTGGAGCCATTTCCCCTCGGCGATCAGCTTTTCGTAGAGATGAGAATGCTGGATGAACCCCAGATGGAGCACATCCTTACCCCGGCAAAGGTCCATCGTCCAATCAAACCTGAACCGTGGGCCTTTTTTTACCCAGGACATGCGCAACCTTTCCTTCCAAATCGTCCAAGTCCCGCGAAGCGAAGAGGACCACCTCGTCGGGCCGGACGCACGCGTCCGAAGCCACGACGGGAATCCCGAAATGGATCGCTTCGCGGATGCTGATGGCATCGCCATCGGTATTCGTGGGCCGGATGAAAACCTGGGCGCGGCGCAGAAGCGGCCAAAGCTCCCGCTGCCCGGAGAGAATCAAGAAATGCTCGCGCAAGCTGAGCTCCAGGATCCGCGATTTCATCCGCCCCAGGTAATCCGGTTCCGCGGAATCATCCGCCAAGGCGAAGATGAACCCCAGATCGGGATAGCGGACATGGAGCCTCGCGAGGAGTTCGATGCACAGATCCAGGCCATATAGATCGGCATTCTCGAAAAAGATGATTTTGAAGGCGTTGGCGACCAGGATGGGACGCCGGCGGGAAAGGAAAGCCGGGACATCCGGGGGATAGCTGCCCCAGATGTCCCGCTCCCGGTTCTCATCTGGCGGGATAAAGGCGGGAAGGATCGTCAGCTTCGGAGGCATGGGCATGCCCGCTTCGCGACACTTGGCGAGAACGGAAGCATGCACCGCGATAAGGGCGTCGGCGCCGGCCAGGGCCATTCGGCAGGCATCGAGTTCGCCTGTGTTCCCCGCGGAGCCGAACCGGAAACTATGCGCGGTTATGAAGAACTTGAATCCCAGGATCGAGCGCAGGCGGACCGTCATCCCGATGAACCAGGCCGGAAAGTCGAAACCTTGGAAATGCACCACCTGGTAACGGCCGAAGAGAAGGGTACGGAGCAGGGCCAGCCGGATTTGGCCTTTGAAGGACACGTAGCGGTTGGGGTCGAAGACCGTTACGGAGAATCCACGACCTCGCAAAAGGGACAGAAGCCGTTGCATATGAACCGAGACCCCGCCCAAAGGAGGGGGCAGCGCCCCGACCAGGAGGATTTTCGCGTTTTCCGGATAGATCCCCGCCCACTCGCGCGTGATTTCACTTCGAGGTGGGGGCAGCAGGACGTTCTCCTTCATTCTGGTCGGGAGGGATTAACGTAGAATTTTCCCTTTTCGATCCAAGTGCGAGGGCCGATAGGGCCATGGATGGGCATGTTATCGGAATAGGAGGGGCGGGACGCTCATTTTGAAGCGACGATGCATGCGTTCCAGGTGGAGATGCCCGGCTCGCGATCGGAGGTCATCCATTCCAGGAAATCCACGACTTTGAAACCAGCGGCCGCGAGCATGAAATCCAGCTCCGGCTTGAAGAGGTAACGCATATGATGCGTCTCGTTCAGCCGCTCCAGCTTTCCGGTGGCCTTATCCTCGATCAGCACCTCGTAGTTCACGTCCACGACATTGCGGTTGGGATGGATCTCCGGGCTCGCGACGCGCAGCACCTTGATGGATTCATCCTCCATCTTCTTGACGCGCAGCACGGGCGGATCGGTGAGCACGCCGGGCCCGTACCAGAAATCGAATACGAAGATGCCGCCGGGGGCAAGATGCTCAAAGGCCGAAACGAAGCTGGACTTGAGCGCTTCGTTGGTCGTCTGATAGCTCATCACGTGGAATAACGAGACGACGGCGTCCGCCTTCTTGCCCAGGCGGAAATCCGTGGCGTCGCCGAGATGGAAGCGGAGGTTTTTCATGCCTTCGGCGCGCTGGCGGCCCACGCGGATCATGTCCTCGGAACGATCCACGCCGTC is a window encoding:
- a CDS encoding class I SAM-dependent methyltransferase, yielding MLPKRMEELRLKEISARDGNAANYDNERQSDYTLLLDHHSIGAWRLTGSERVLDLACGTGRTTVKLASLARELVAVDFSLASLKVAKAKYQRSGSPARVWFIQADANALPFGPTGLFDFINALDFIQHVPGFTAREAILRDLRSFLKPGGELALTAYHYSDRKRAGDPIRTEPGPGEGGKQGLHRGGFYYYNFQLEEALCMVANAGFRIQAYGVFFCSPPRLYRLFRKIFRMDRIRFETVFQKRLRGCGERLYIRAST
- a CDS encoding methyltransferase domain-containing protein is translated as MDLCRGKDVLHLGFIQHSHLYEKLIAEGKWLHGQLRSVAKRLAGIDYLASDVEAISAKYGYECYAGDAMRLEGVPLRDTFDVILCGELIEHIENPGLMLDGIKRFMHADSVLAITTPNPWCTQRIDLVNRGILEDRWLNNEHVCWYTYGTLKQLLQRKGFEEVDYGYYFHQSSESVYSTPGRFLKSLRIAKKAYFASRVKPQNYEGLFFVSRLRSNA
- a CDS encoding glycosyltransferase family 4 protein — encoded protein: MQRLLSLLRGRGFSVTVFDPNRYVSFKGQIRLALLRTLLFGRYQVVHFQGFDFPAWFIGMTVRLRSILGFKFFITAHSFRFGSAGNTGELDACRMALAGADALIAVHASVLAKCREAGMPMPPKLTILPAFIPPDENRERDIWGSYPPDVPAFLSRRRPILVANAFKIIFFENADLYGLDLCIELLARLHVRYPDLGFIFALADDSAEPDYLGRMKSRILELSLREHFLILSGQRELWPLLRRAQVFIRPTNTDGDAISIREAIHFGIPVVASDACVRPDEVVLFASRDLDDLEGKVAHVLGKKRPTVQV
- a CDS encoding methyltransferase domain-containing protein, which gives rise to MSVFGSYSRYYNLLYKDKDYQGEADYIAGLVRQYSGGKAKSLIDVGCGTGNHDVLLAKHGFEVDGVDRSEDMIRVGRQRAEGMKNLRFHLGDATDFRLGKKADAVVSLFHVMSYQTTNEALKSSFVSAFEHLAPGGIFVFDFWYGPGVLTDPPVLRVKKMEDESIKVLRVASPEIHPNRNVVDVNYEVLIEDKATGKLERLNETHHMRYLFKPELDFMLAAAGFKVVDFLEWMTSDREPGISTWNACIVASK